The DNA sequence AGGATATCTTATTTATAGGTTTTAACTATGGATCGTATAAAAGAAAAATTGCATAAAAGAACAAGACGTCATTATAGAGTCAGAAGAAAGGTGTTTGGAACTAGTGAAAGGCCGCGTTTAAGTGTTTATCGTAGTTTGAAACATATTTATTGCCAGATTATCAATGATGTCGATGGAAAAACTTTAGTATCAGTTTCTACACAAACTCCTGATGTTAAATCGCAGGTTGGGTATGGGGGAAATGTTAAAGCTGCGGAGATTGTAGGAAAAATGATTGCTGATGAAGCGCGGAGTCAAGGTATTACAAAAGTTGTTTTTGATAAAGGTGGTTATAAATATCACGGAAGGATAAAAGCTTTAGCGGAAAGTGCTAGGAAGCATAATTTAGATTTCTAAATATTTGATTCTTGCAAGGAGATTCATTTGGGACGTATCGAAGAACCTGTAAAATTAGAAGAAACGGTTGTGAGAATCAACCGATGTACTACAGTAACTAAGGGTGGAAAATCTATGAGCTTTAGCGCCCTTGTTGTTGTAGGTGATAAAAAAGGGAGTGTAGGCATTGGTTTTGGTAAGGCTCGTGAAGTGCCAAATGCTGTGAGCAAAGCAGTTAAAGAGGCAAAAAAAGAAATGGTTAAAATTCCTCTTGTTGGTGATACAATACCTCATTTGATGTGGGGAAAATACAAAGCCGCAAGTATTTTTTTAAAGCCAGCTTTGCCGGGAACTGGTATTAAAGCTGGTGCATCTTCCCGTGCTGTACTTGAGTCGGTAGGAATTAAAAATATATTAACAAAATGTTATGGTAAAAGAAATCCTCTTAATGTAGCGAAAGCGACATTGATGGGATTAAAGGCTTTAAGGACAAAGCAGGAAGTTGAAGAATTAAGAGGAGTAAAGATAGAATGAATCTTACTGATATAAAAGCGATACCTTTCTATAGAAAACGTAAAAAAAGAGTAGGTCGTGGTAGAGGTTCAGGCATAGGAAAAACCTCTGGCAGGGGTGGTAAGGGGGCAACAGCCAGATCTGGTAATGAAACAAAGATCCAATTTGAAGGGGGACAAACTCCTCTGTTCCGCCGTTTGCCAAAAAGAGGTTTCAATAATCCATTTAAAAAAAGATATGCAATAATCAATATAAAAGATATAGCACAGTTTGAAAAAGATACAGTTGTGGACTTCGGGAAGTTGAAAGATGCTGGGTTGATCAGGAAAGTTTTGGATGGTGTAAAGGTTTTGGGTGAGGGTGAAATAAAAAATCCTTTAACAGTTATTGCAAATAAATTTAGCAAAGTTGCTTTAGAAAAGATTAAGGCAGCAGGTGGAGAAGCAAAGATCTTATCATGATTGAACAATTTGGAAACATTTTTAGAATTCCGGAATTAAGAAAAAAAGTACTTATAACCCTCGGCTTAATAGCATTATGCCGTGTCGGTGTCTATATTCCTATACCAGGAATTGATACGACAGTATTAAAGTCATATTTTCACCAGTTTACGCAGACAGGGGTTGGGCAGTTGTTAGGATTAGTTGATATGTTTGCAGGGGGTGCGTTGACTTCAGGTGCCATTTTTGGCTTAGGTGTTATGCCCTATATAAGTGCATCTATTATATTCCAGTTGCTGGTTGGTGTAATACCTTATCTTGAAAAACTACAAAAAGAGGGAGAGGTAGGAAGGAAGAAAATTAATCAGTATACTCGCCTTGCAACAGTTGGGCTTTGCTTATTTCAGGCATTTGTGATGACGAGGACACTTTATACCGTAGAATTTAATGGAGTTCCGGTTATCCCTGTCTATCTGCAGGGTATCGGATTTCAAATGATGGCGGCGCTTCTTTTGACTACGGGGACAATGACACTCATGTGGATAGGTGAGCAAATAGAAGAGCACGGAATTGGGAGTGGAATATCGATCGTAATTATGGTCGGTATTATTGAGCGTTTACCGTGGGCTTTCTCTCAAGTTATACAAAACTTTACATTCTCTGTAACTCCAGCAGAGCATCAGATTGGTATTGTGAAGTTGCTTGTCCTTTTAGGTATGTTCTTAGCGATTGTTGGTGGTGTTGTATACATCACACAAGGTCAAAGGAGAATACCTGTTCAGCAGGCAAAACATACACGGGGAAGAAAGGTGTATGGTGGGCAAAGGCATTTTTTACCGCTTAGAGTGAATCAAGCAGGTGTAATGCCTATTATATTTGCTCAATCTCTGTTGATTTTTCCGGCCGCAATTATGCAGGGCATACAAGCAAGGTTAGACCCTGGAACAGTTGGTTATTGGATGACTTCTCGTTTATCAGATATATTGCAAGGTGGCGTGATTTATGTTATACTTTACATACTTCTTATAACTTTCTTTTGTTACTTTTGGACCGCTATACAATTCAATCCTAAAGAAATGTCTAATAATATGAAAGATTATGGAAGTTTTATTCCGGGAATCAGGCCTGGACACAGAACAGCAGAATACTTAGAAAGTATTATGGGTAAGATTACGCTGGCTGGGGCGGCCTTTTTAGCATTAATTGCGATCTTGCCTAAACTTGTTGCCGGCGGTTTCGAGCTTAATCGTGCTATAGCTGGCTTTTACGGTGGTACAGGATTACTGATTATTGTAGGAGTGGCGCTTGATATGGTGCAAAGGATTGAATCCCATATGATTATGAGGCAATATAGTGGATTTTTAAGTGGAGGCACAAGAATTAGAGGAAGGATGGGATGAGGATCGTCTTTCTTGGACCTCCTGGAGCTGGTAAAGGGACTCAGGCGCAAAATATTTCTAAAGAGAAGAAGGTACCGCATATATCTTCCGGAAATTTGTTAAGAGAAGCTGTGGAGATAGGTACCGACACAGGTATAAAAGCACGGTATTATATTGAGAAAGGGTTGTTAGTACCTGACCAGATCGTCGTTGATATTATTAAAGATCGTATCTTGAAAAATGATTGTACAAACGGATTTATTTTAGACGGATTCCCAAGAACTTTATCCCAAGCAAAAGTATTAGATGAAATGTTAAAAGAACTTGGAAATAAGCTAGATCTGGTTTTTCATTTTGCCGTCTCCAAAGAAAGTATTGTCCTTCGCCTATCTGGGAGAAGAATTTGTGGTAGTTGTGGCTCAAATTATCATGTAACGTATGTTCCGTCGACAAGAGACGGATTTTGTGATAAATGCGGTGGTTTTCTCAATCAGCGAGCAGATGATAAACCTGAAACGGTGCTAGAAAGATTAAGGGTTTACCGTGAACAAACTGAGGATTTGATAGCTTATTATAGGAAGAATGGTATCTTAAAAGAGATTCAAAGTGACGCACGTATAGAAGTAATTACAAAAAATATATTAGATACTATTGATATTTTGTCTGAAAAAAAATCCCTGGCATTGGAGTGAATTGAATTGATAGTGAGGAAATCTCCTCGAGAAATTGAATTAATGAGGGCTGCCGGGAGAATTACTGCGGATGCGCTGAGGTTAGTTAAAGAGATCGCAAAGCAAGATGTGACAACAGATTATTTAAATTCTGAGCTTGAAAAATATATTATAAGCCAAGGTGGTGTACCGGTTTTTAAAGGTTACCGAGGATTTCCGAAGAGCATCTGCGCTTCGATAAACGAGGAAGTTGTGCATGGTGTACCGGATCAAAGGAAATTAAGAAATGGTGATATTCTTAGCGTAGATGTAGGGGTTGGTTATCGTAAATATATTGCAGATGCGGCAATTACGATGCCTATAGGAGAGATTAGTTTAGAGGCAAAAAAGCTTCTTGATGTATGTGAAAAGTCGCTTAGTTTAGCGATTAAAATCACAAAAGCAAATGAAAAGTTATCTTTAATTTCGAGAACAATACAAGAATATGTGGAAAAGAATGGTTTCTCTGTTGTGAGGAACTATACCGGTCATGGAATTGGCAGATGTATGCATGAGGATCCACAAGTACCTAATTTTGTGAGCAAATCATTACTAGAAACAGATGAAATTTTAATGCCTGGAGTAACTATCGCTATTGAACCTATGATATGTATGGGTAAGTGTGATACCGAGGTTTTAAGTAATAAATGGACAGTAGTAACTAAGGATAGAAAGCTATCTGCCCATTTTGAACATACGATCGTTGTAACTGAAGATGGGGCGGATATTCTAACAAAATAGGAAAACTATTTGTAAAGTTACTTTTTAATATGGCAAAAGAAGAACCAATAAGAGTTGAGGCGACCGTAAAAGAGGCGCTTCCCAATGCAATGTTCTGGGTAGAGTTGCAGAATGGCCATAAGGTGCTCGCGCATGTCTCTGGAAAGATGAGAATGCATTTTATTAAGATATTGCCTGGTGATAAAGTAACTATTGAAATGTCTCCTTATGATCTTGATAAAGGCAGAATTATTTATAGGCAAGTCTAATATAAATTTGATAATTTTTAGTTACGTAGGAATAATAAATTATGAAAGTTAGGTCTTCTGTAAAGAGAATCTGTGAAAATTGTAAAATAATAAGGCGAAAAAAGGTTGTTCGAGTAATTTGCACCAATCCCCGTCATAAGCAAAGGCAAGGATAGTTTATATATATTAAGTTTGATTTTACAATAAATTTAAGAAAGGATTGACGAATGCCGAGAATTGCAGGAACGGACATTCCAGCAGATAAAAGAATAGTTATTTCACTTACCTATATTTATGGAATTGGAAAGACTTTGTCTGAAAAGATATTAAAAGATATTAATATCGATGAGAATATACGCGCAAAGGATCTTCATGAAGATCAGTTAAGTATGATTAGCGGGTACATCGAGAAGAGTTTTGCTACAGAAGGTCAGTTACGCAGGCAGGAAATGCAGAATATTGCACGCATGAAAAGTATCAGCTGTTATCGTGGAATACGGCATAAAATCGGTTTACCAGTTAGGGGCCAAAGGACAAAAACAAATGCACGTACCAGAAAAGGTCGTAAGAAGACAGTAGCCGGGAAGAAGAGCGTGAAAGAATTAGGTTAATGATATGTCCCTGGCTAAAACAAAGGATACTGAAAGAGATTTTTATGGAGGATAAAGAAGCTATAGCGAAAGAATTGAGATCTAGTAAAGAATTTCTGAATGCTATAGCCTTGAATATTGAACAAACCGGTGATGATCGTGATGTAAAGAAATTTAATGAGGTTGTAGGTTTTTGTGAGCAAATTATACAAATCATTCAAACGTATCAATTCGATAAAGAAATTGTATTTCTTGAGTGCTCATGTGGTAAGTCCTACTTATCTTTTGCCATCAATTATATTCTCTCAAAGCGGTTTTCTATAAATACGATTTTTTATGGGGTAGATATTAATCAGACGCTTATAGAAAAATGTAATCAGACAAAAGATAACCTTGGTTATCAAAATATGCATTTTATCTGCGATAGGATTATCAATGTTCAAATTGAAAAGCCTGTTGATATTGTGATAGCGCTGCATGCGTGCGATATAGCTACAGACGAGGCGATCGCTAAGGGGATTAAATTAGGTGCTAAATATATTATCGTTGTTCCTTGCTGTCAAAATCAAATAAGAAATCGTTTAAAAATAGGTCACCCCTTAGTGAATATAACTGATTTTGGGCTTTTGAGATATCGTTTTGCTGATATTTTAACAGAGGCCTTAAGGGCGCAGTTTTTGACAGGAGCCGGTTATTATGTGAAGTTTACGGAAGTAACTTCTCCTAAGTTTACCCCAAAAAATCTCATGATC is a window from the Candidatus Jettenia sp. genome containing:
- the infA gene encoding translation initiation factor IF-1, producing MAKEEPIRVEATVKEALPNAMFWVELQNGHKVLAHVSGKMRMHFIKILPGDKVTIEMSPYDLDKGRIIYRQV
- a CDS encoding adenylate kinase, producing the protein MRIVFLGPPGAGKGTQAQNISKEKKVPHISSGNLLREAVEIGTDTGIKARYYIEKGLLVPDQIVVDIIKDRILKNDCTNGFILDGFPRTLSQAKVLDEMLKELGNKLDLVFHFAVSKESIVLRLSGRRICGSCGSNYHVTYVPSTRDGFCDKCGGFLNQRADDKPETVLERLRVYREQTEDLIAYYRKNGILKEIQSDARIEVITKNILDTIDILSEKKSLALE
- the secY gene encoding preprotein translocase subunit SecY — protein: MIEQFGNIFRIPELRKKVLITLGLIALCRVGVYIPIPGIDTTVLKSYFHQFTQTGVGQLLGLVDMFAGGALTSGAIFGLGVMPYISASIIFQLLVGVIPYLEKLQKEGEVGRKKINQYTRLATVGLCLFQAFVMTRTLYTVEFNGVPVIPVYLQGIGFQMMAALLLTTGTMTLMWIGEQIEEHGIGSGISIVIMVGIIERLPWAFSQVIQNFTFSVTPAEHQIGIVKLLVLLGMFLAIVGGVVYITQGQRRIPVQQAKHTRGRKVYGGQRHFLPLRVNQAGVMPIIFAQSLLIFPAAIMQGIQARLDPGTVGYWMTSRLSDILQGGVIYVILYILLITFFCYFWTAIQFNPKEMSNNMKDYGSFIPGIRPGHRTAEYLESIMGKITLAGAAFLALIAILPKLVAGGFELNRAIAGFYGGTGLLIIVGVALDMVQRIESHMIMRQYSGFLSGGTRIRGRMG
- the rpsE gene encoding 30S ribosomal protein S5 → MGRIEEPVKLEETVVRINRCTTVTKGGKSMSFSALVVVGDKKGSVGIGFGKAREVPNAVSKAVKEAKKEMVKIPLVGDTIPHLMWGKYKAASIFLKPALPGTGIKAGASSRAVLESVGIKNILTKCYGKRNPLNVAKATLMGLKALRTKQEVEELRGVKIE
- the rpmJ gene encoding 50S ribosomal protein L36, whose protein sequence is MKVRSSVKRICENCKIIRRKKVVRVICTNPRHKQRQG
- the map gene encoding type I methionyl aminopeptidase; translation: MRKSPREIELMRAAGRITADALRLVKEIAKQDVTTDYLNSELEKYIISQGGVPVFKGYRGFPKSICASINEEVVHGVPDQRKLRNGDILSVDVGVGYRKYIADAAITMPIGEISLEAKKLLDVCEKSLSLAIKITKANEKLSLISRTIQEYVEKNGFSVVRNYTGHGIGRCMHEDPQVPNFVSKSLLETDEILMPGVTIAIEPMICMGKCDTEVLSNKWTVVTKDRKLSAHFEHTIVVTEDGADILTK
- the rplR gene encoding 50S ribosomal protein L18, whose product is MDRIKEKLHKRTRRHYRVRRKVFGTSERPRLSVYRSLKHIYCQIINDVDGKTLVSVSTQTPDVKSQVGYGGNVKAAEIVGKMIADEARSQGITKVVFDKGGYKYHGRIKALAESARKHNLDF
- a CDS encoding SAM-dependent methyltransferase, translated to MEDKEAIAKELRSSKEFLNAIALNIEQTGDDRDVKKFNEVVGFCEQIIQIIQTYQFDKEIVFLECSCGKSYLSFAINYILSKRFSINTIFYGVDINQTLIEKCNQTKDNLGYQNMHFICDRIINVQIEKPVDIVIALHACDIATDEAIAKGIKLGAKYIIVVPCCQNQIRNRLKIGHPLVNITDFGLLRYRFADILTEALRAQFLTGAGYYVKFTEVTSPKFTPKNLMIIARRKKGSKKYNMGKYKNLDEMFHTEFILQDYFSGYELS
- the rpsM gene encoding 30S ribosomal protein S13; amino-acid sequence: MPRIAGTDIPADKRIVISLTYIYGIGKTLSEKILKDINIDENIRAKDLHEDQLSMISGYIEKSFATEGQLRRQEMQNIARMKSISCYRGIRHKIGLPVRGQRTKTNARTRKGRKKTVAGKKSVKELG
- the rplO gene encoding 50S ribosomal protein L15 — translated: MNLTDIKAIPFYRKRKKRVGRGRGSGIGKTSGRGGKGATARSGNETKIQFEGGQTPLFRRLPKRGFNNPFKKRYAIINIKDIAQFEKDTVVDFGKLKDAGLIRKVLDGVKVLGEGEIKNPLTVIANKFSKVALEKIKAAGGEAKILS